The following are from one region of the Plasmodium gaboni strain SY75 chromosome 12, whole genome shotgun sequence genome:
- a CDS encoding conserved protein, unknown function (transcript variant 2; alternatively spliced), whose protein sequence is MCVRMHFNIDLNVLKSKYKCNKIVNDDKVKRGMINKKNYVPIIFESAENSTSKEKIINVCLWGISPFTYGKTEKDFALINARLETLHIKKSFSVLINKNRCAVIVNGYFEWMGNEGSSKKIPYYIYNGNTNNKNELAIKKEELNNVQSDNYKSENEDNDSKIKKDEDNKQGNVQVKDEIKDEIKDEAKDEIKDETKDETKDETKNETKDEIKDEVNEEQDEVNEEQDEVNEEQDEDQLVDGNSHKRKKVINEETSNKKIKKELSDEDNLNNIENNENDKKQENSSYIILAGLYTVSNDKKKECRNTIITTSSENTNLQDIHERCPLLLSENTLSLWLDVEKKYTDIIDKVKEEHIIMSSQLKFREVQNWNDFTNYTKEYKKDSILKYVKKNENN, encoded by the exons ATGTGTGTTCGAATGCATTTTAATATTGACTTAAATGTTTTGaaaagtaaatataaatgcAATAAAATAGTTAATGATGACAAAGTAAAAAGAGGAATGATCAACAA GAAAAATTATGTACCCATCATTTTTGAAAGTGCTGAAAATTCCACatcaaaagaaaaaattattaatgtGTGCCTATGGGGAATTTCTCCTTTTACTTATGGAAAAACAGAAAAAGACTTTGCTTTGATTAATGCTAGATTGGAGACCCtacacataaaaaaatcattcag tgtattaataaataaaaatagatGTGCTGTCATTGTCAATGGTTACTTTGAATGGATGGGTAACGAAGGATcctcaaaaaaaattccatattatatatacaatggtaacacaaataataaaaatgaattagcaattaaaaaagaagaattGAATAATGTACAATctgataattataaatcAGAAAATGAAGACAATGAtagtaaaataaaaaaggatGAGGATAACAAACAGGGAAATGTACAAGTAAAGgatgaaataaaagatgaaataaaagatgaagcaaaagatgaaataaaagatGAAACAAAAGATGAAACAAAAGATGAAACAAAAAATGAAACAAAAgatgaaataaaagatGAAGTAAATGAAGAACAAGATGAAGTAAATGAAGAACAAGATGAAGTAAATGAAGAACAAGATGAAGATCAATTAGTTGATGGAAATTCTCATAAGCGaaaaaaagttataaatgaagaaacctctaataaaaaaataaaaaaagaactTTCTGATGaag ataatttaaataatatagaaaacAACGAAAATGACAAGAAACAAGAAAACTCCTCATACATAATTCTTGCTG GGTTATATACTGTATCTAATgataaaaagaaagaatGTCGAAATACTATAATCACAACTTCGAGTGAAAATACGAACTTACAAGATATCCACGAGAG ATGCCCTCTACTTCTTAGTGAAAATACCTTATCCCTTTGGCTAGatgtagaaaaaaaatacacaGATATAATAGATAAAGTTAAAGAGGAACACATCATCATGa gCTCCCAATTAAAATTTAGGGAAGTTCAAAACTGGAATGATTTTACAAACTATACgaaagaatataaaaaggattctattttaaaatatgttaaaaaaaatgaaaataacTAA
- a CDS encoding conserved protein, unknown function (transcript variant 1; alternatively spliced), with the protein MCVRMHFNIDLNVLKSKYKCNKIVNDDKVKRGMINKKNYVPIIFESAENSTSKEKIINVCLWGISPFTYGKTEKDFALINARLETLHIKKSFSVLINKNRCAVIVNGYFEWMGNEGSSKKIPYYIYNGNTNNKNELAIKKEELNNVQSDNYKSENEDNDSKIKKDEDNKQGNVQVKDEIKDEIKDEAKDEIKDETKDETKDETKNETKDEIKDEVNEEQDEVNEEQDEVNEEQDEDQLVDGNSHKRKKVINEETSNKKIKKELSDEVDNLNNIENNENDKKQENSSYIILAGLYTVSNDKKKECRNTIITTSSENTNLQDIHERCPLLLSENTLSLWLDVEKKYTDIIDKVKEEHIIMSSQLKFREVQNWNDFTNYTKEYKKDSILKYVKKNENN; encoded by the exons ATGTGTGTTCGAATGCATTTTAATATTGACTTAAATGTTTTGaaaagtaaatataaatgcAATAAAATAGTTAATGATGACAAAGTAAAAAGAGGAATGATCAACAA GAAAAATTATGTACCCATCATTTTTGAAAGTGCTGAAAATTCCACatcaaaagaaaaaattattaatgtGTGCCTATGGGGAATTTCTCCTTTTACTTATGGAAAAACAGAAAAAGACTTTGCTTTGATTAATGCTAGATTGGAGACCCtacacataaaaaaatcattcag tgtattaataaataaaaatagatGTGCTGTCATTGTCAATGGTTACTTTGAATGGATGGGTAACGAAGGATcctcaaaaaaaattccatattatatatacaatggtaacacaaataataaaaatgaattagcaattaaaaaagaagaattGAATAATGTACAATctgataattataaatcAGAAAATGAAGACAATGAtagtaaaataaaaaaggatGAGGATAACAAACAGGGAAATGTACAAGTAAAGgatgaaataaaagatgaaataaaagatgaagcaaaagatgaaataaaagatGAAACAAAAGATGAAACAAAAGATGAAACAAAAAATGAAACAAAAgatgaaataaaagatGAAGTAAATGAAGAACAAGATGAAGTAAATGAAGAACAAGATGAAGTAAATGAAGAACAAGATGAAGATCAATTAGTTGATGGAAATTCTCATAAGCGaaaaaaagttataaatgaagaaacctctaataaaaaaataaaaaaagaactTTCTGATGaag tagataatttaaataatatagaaaacAACGAAAATGACAAGAAACAAGAAAACTCCTCATACATAATTCTTGCTG GGTTATATACTGTATCTAATgataaaaagaaagaatGTCGAAATACTATAATCACAACTTCGAGTGAAAATACGAACTTACAAGATATCCACGAGAG ATGCCCTCTACTTCTTAGTGAAAATACCTTATCCCTTTGGCTAGatgtagaaaaaaaatacacaGATATAATAGATAAAGTTAAAGAGGAACACATCATCATGa gCTCCCAATTAAAATTTAGGGAAGTTCAAAACTGGAATGATTTTACAAACTATACgaaagaatataaaaaggattctattttaaaatatgttaaaaaaaatgaaaataacTAA